One Pedococcus aerophilus DNA window includes the following coding sequences:
- a CDS encoding DNA-3-methyladenine glycosylase produces MAGQQDPSAQGLSHVLPGARLPRSFFARDVLTVAPALLGATVSHAGVTVRLTEVEAYAGESDPGSHAFRGPTPRTAVMFGRAGHLYVYFTYGMHWCANIVCGDEGAASAVLLRAGEVVDGEDVAAGRREGIRRRDWARGPARLATTLALAGAHTGLDACADDSDVVLRAPSVCVDLSSVRTGPRVGVSGAGGDGDAHPWRFWLADEPSVSVYRPAPNRPTTSRTRHTRS; encoded by the coding sequence GTGGCTGGGCAACAAGATCCGTCGGCGCAAGGACTGAGCCACGTCCTGCCCGGTGCTCGGTTGCCGCGGTCCTTCTTCGCCCGCGACGTCCTGACGGTCGCCCCGGCGCTGCTCGGTGCGACCGTCAGCCACGCCGGGGTGACGGTCCGCCTCACCGAAGTGGAGGCGTATGCGGGGGAGTCCGACCCCGGGTCGCACGCCTTCCGCGGCCCCACCCCACGGACCGCGGTGATGTTCGGTCGGGCGGGTCACCTCTACGTCTACTTCACCTACGGGATGCACTGGTGCGCCAACATCGTCTGCGGTGACGAGGGGGCGGCCAGTGCGGTCCTGCTGCGGGCCGGCGAGGTGGTCGACGGCGAGGACGTGGCAGCGGGACGCAGGGAGGGGATCCGGCGCCGGGACTGGGCACGGGGACCTGCCCGCTTGGCGACCACGTTGGCGCTCGCGGGTGCGCACACCGGACTGGACGCCTGCGCGGACGACTCGGACGTGGTGCTGCGTGCTCCCTCGGTCTGCGTCGACCTGTCCTCCGTGCGCACAGGTCCGCGGGTGGGGGTGTCCGGTGCAGGGGGTGACGGTGACGCGCACCCGTGGAGGTTCTGGCTCGCGGACGAACCGAGCGTCTCGGTGTACCGGCCCGCACCGAATCGACCAACCACGTCCCGTACCCGCCATACCCGGTCATAG